Proteins from a single region of Chaetodon trifascialis isolate fChaTrf1 chromosome 10, fChaTrf1.hap1, whole genome shotgun sequence:
- the ldhbb gene encoding L-lactate dehydrogenase B-B chain, with product MLITWWYLYLAARSIAEKSLKMASILQKLITPLFSGPPEPPRNKVTVVGVGQVGMACAVSILLRELADELALVDVMEDKLKGEMMDLQHGSLFLKTPKIVADKDYSVTANSRIVVVTAGVRQQEGESRLNLVQRNVNIFKHIVPQIVRYSPDCIIIVVSNPVDVLTYVTWKLSGLPKHRVIGSGTNLDSARFRFLMADKLGIHSSSFNGWILGEHGDTSVPVWSGTNVAGVNLQTLNPDIGTDCDEENWKETHKMVVDSAYEVIKLKGYTNWAIGLSVADLTESLIRNMNRIHPVSTMVQGMYGISDEVYLSLPCVLNSGGVSSVVNMTLTEDEVAQLQASANTLWDIQRDLQDV from the exons ATGCTGATCACATGGTGGTATTTATACCTCGCAGCTCGGAGCATCGCAGAAAAAT CTCTGAAAATGGCCTCAATCCTGCAGAAGCTGATCACCCCGCTGTTCAGTGGTCCTCCAGAGCCCCCCAGGAATAAAGTGACCGTGGTGGGTGTGGGCCAGGTTGGCATGGCCTGTGCTGTCAGCATCCTGCTCAGG GAGCTGGCTGACGAACTGGCCCTGGTGGATGTGATGGAGGACAAGCTTAAAGGAGAGATGATGGACCTGCAGCACGGCAGCCTCTTCCTCAAAACCCCCAAAATAGTCGCAGACAAAG ATTACTCCGTGACAGCGAACTCCCGCATCGTGGTGGTGACGGCTGGAGTCCGtcagcaggagggagagagcaggctGAACCTCGTCCAGAGAAACGTCAACATCTTTAAGCACATCGTTCCTCAGATCGTCAGATACAGCCCTGACTGCATCATCATTGTGGTTTCCAACCCAG TTGATGTGCTGACTTATGTAACCTGGAAACTGAGCGGCCTCCCCAAGCACCGCGTCATCGGCAGCGGCACCAACTTGGACTCGGCACGCTTCCGCTTCCTGATGGCCGACAAACTGGGAATCCACTCCAGCAGCTTCAACGGCTGGATCCTGGGAGAGCACGGGGACACCAGTG TGCCTGTGTGGAGTGGAACAAACGTGGCTGGAGTCAACCTGCAGACGCTGAACCCGGACATTGGCACCGACTGTGACGAAGAAAACTGGAAGGAAACCCACAAGATGGTGGTGGACAG TGCCTACGAGGTGATCAAACTGAAGGGTTACACCAACTGGGCCATCGGACTGAGTGTCGCGGACCTGACGGAAAGCCTCATAAGGAACATGAACAGGATTCATCCTGTTTCCACCATGGTGCAG GGCATGTATGGGATCAGTGACGAGGTGTATCTCAGTCTGCCGTGCGTGCTGAACAGCGGGGGCGTGTCCAGCGTGGTCAACATGACCCTGACAGAAGATGAGGTGGCCCAGCTGCAGGCCAGTGCCAACACGCTGTGGGACATCCAGAGGGACCTGCAGGATGTCTAA
- the golt1bb gene encoding golgi transport 1Bb: MISLTDSQKIGMGLTGFGVFFLFFGMMLFFDKALLAIGNILFVSGLSFVIGLERTFRFFFQRHKVKATSFFLGGVFVVLIGWPIIGVVLEIYGFFLLFRGFFPVAVGFIRRVPVLGSLLSLPGISTLVDKIGESNTMV; the protein is encoded by the exons ATGATTTCACTTACGGATTCTCAAA AAATTGGGATGGGGCTGACAGGCTTCGGtgtgttcttcctcttctttgggATGATGCTGTTTTTTGATAAAGCTCTCCTCGCCATTGGAAAT ATTCTGTTCGTCTCGGGCCTGTCCTTCGTCATCGGCCTGGAGCGTACGTTCAGATTCTTCTTCCAGAGACACAAAGTCAAAGCCACCAGCTTCTTCCTGGGAGGAGTGTTTGTGGTTCTGATCGGCTGGCCGATCATTGGAGTCGTTCTGGAGATCTACGGTTTCTTCCTCTTATTCAG AGGATTCTTCCCGGTGGCGGTGGGCTTCATCAGGCGAGTTCCTGTGCTCGGGTCTCTGCTCAGCTTACCAGGGATCAGTACA ctggTGGATAAAATCGGTGAGAGCAACACGATGGTATAA